One region of Roseiconus lacunae genomic DNA includes:
- a CDS encoding serine/threonine-protein kinase: MTSSRFTALPSSPDSSDDEPLAMRNLTAAQKADLGILLEQYLEALESGVPPTVESLTRSRPELREALKSCVDGLEHLHHMALGDDVGGESRRGIRPVRTQGSENSSSDTFAEPRPLGAFDLHEEIGRGGMGVVYRATQRSLHRTVAVKVLPPASVLDTRRLTRFQHEAEATASLQHPHIVPVFAIGCERGVHYYAMQYIRGKSLDEFCCASDRNLRPEVSATDGTALDWRQAVAIAADVADGLGEAHELGIVHRDIKPSNLLLDDSGHVWITDFGLARIQTDDAVTRSGDILGTLRYMSPEQASGNTAVVDGRSDIYSLAATLYELLTGQPAHPGTDAPTILQSHHEDSLKPLRKRRPNLPRDLETVIRKAMSAKRDGRYETAKDFASDLRRVLAGEHTVARPPSIVDRVIQIANKYRATVATLALIGLMTVIGSAIAITKLTAEKQKTVAHAAQSLKNERMAREAIDRLGSQVAELLTDIPAADAVRLRLLGETLDYYKRIADAPVIDGLSGRRRQEDMAITLGKIGLLQSEMGRHDLALGSLMASERAYQSLAKDFVDDDAIILSWSISQNNLAEGLAVSGDADSAVTWFNEAIENQRRLSRHGMANADHELAKTLNNLGGLLGRTGNVEAAKVTYTRAIESLKQVDTASDLRSTIQSNLAGLLANHEPRFAAQLARQSLAHQLARLEADSHDPKLATRVVVTLHSLAKAQTHADMPRDAVATLRQAIAINRDLRTRWPDHAVYRRDHVISLNHLGMALAADHRIEQAVATLTRAVEQGRDLTQDYAGSADVQSMFASVLNNLGFIKQRTGDRRSAIRLYEEAITHQREAIRLAPGNAYFANLMRRHCENLEQLDGRT, translated from the coding sequence ATGACGTCGTCACGCTTCACAGCCCTGCCGTCATCGCCTGATTCGAGCGACGACGAACCGCTTGCGATGCGGAATCTGACCGCGGCACAAAAGGCCGACTTGGGCATTCTGCTGGAGCAATATCTTGAAGCCCTTGAGTCCGGTGTCCCACCGACGGTCGAGTCGCTGACCCGATCACGTCCTGAACTGCGTGAGGCTTTAAAGTCGTGTGTCGATGGATTGGAACATCTGCATCACATGGCCCTCGGTGATGACGTTGGTGGCGAAAGTCGTCGAGGCATTCGGCCAGTCAGGACGCAAGGTTCGGAGAATTCTTCGTCAGACACGTTCGCCGAACCGCGACCTCTCGGAGCGTTCGATCTGCACGAGGAGATTGGTCGTGGTGGGATGGGCGTCGTCTATCGTGCGACACAGCGATCGTTGCACCGAACCGTTGCGGTGAAAGTGCTACCGCCCGCGTCCGTTCTCGACACCCGCCGTTTAACTCGTTTTCAACACGAAGCAGAGGCGACGGCCAGTTTGCAGCACCCCCATATCGTGCCCGTCTTCGCCATCGGCTGCGAACGTGGCGTGCATTATTATGCGATGCAGTACATCCGCGGCAAATCACTTGATGAATTCTGTTGTGCGTCCGACCGTAACCTTCGGCCAGAAGTCTCGGCAACCGATGGAACGGCGTTGGATTGGCGTCAGGCCGTCGCGATTGCCGCGGATGTAGCTGACGGGTTGGGCGAGGCTCATGAGTTGGGCATCGTGCACCGGGACATCAAGCCATCGAACCTATTGTTGGACGATTCCGGGCATGTCTGGATCACCGACTTTGGCCTGGCGCGAATCCAAACCGATGATGCGGTCACGCGGTCCGGTGACATCTTAGGTACATTGCGGTACATGAGTCCCGAACAAGCCAGCGGGAACACGGCTGTCGTCGATGGCCGAAGCGACATCTATTCGTTGGCCGCGACGTTGTACGAATTGTTGACCGGGCAACCCGCCCATCCCGGCACCGACGCTCCGACCATTTTACAGTCGCACCATGAGGACTCGCTCAAGCCCTTACGGAAACGACGACCAAATCTACCGCGTGATTTGGAAACGGTCATACGCAAAGCGATGTCTGCGAAACGTGACGGGCGATATGAAACGGCCAAAGACTTCGCTTCCGACCTGCGCCGCGTCTTGGCCGGTGAGCACACTGTCGCGCGACCACCATCGATTGTCGATCGAGTCATTCAGATTGCCAACAAGTATCGCGCGACCGTGGCAACACTCGCGTTGATCGGTTTGATGACCGTGATCGGTTCGGCCATCGCGATCACCAAGCTGACTGCCGAGAAACAAAAAACGGTGGCGCACGCGGCCCAATCGCTCAAGAACGAAAGGATGGCCCGCGAGGCGATCGACCGGCTTGGCAGTCAAGTCGCCGAACTTCTTACAGACATTCCCGCCGCTGACGCCGTCCGGCTTCGCTTGCTCGGAGAAACACTGGACTACTACAAGCGGATCGCCGACGCACCAGTGATCGATGGTCTTTCCGGCCGTCGCCGCCAAGAAGACATGGCGATCACGTTGGGAAAGATAGGTCTGTTGCAATCCGAAATGGGACGACATGACTTGGCCCTTGGTTCACTGATGGCGTCCGAGCGGGCATATCAATCACTCGCCAAGGATTTTGTCGACGATGATGCGATAATTCTTTCATGGTCGATCAGCCAAAACAATCTGGCCGAAGGACTCGCCGTTTCCGGTGATGCCGATTCGGCCGTGACGTGGTTCAACGAAGCGATCGAAAATCAGCGACGGTTGAGCCGACATGGGATGGCGAACGCTGACCACGAATTGGCGAAGACGCTGAATAATCTTGGCGGATTGTTAGGGCGAACGGGCAATGTCGAAGCCGCAAAGGTGACTTACACGCGAGCGATTGAATCGCTCAAACAGGTGGACACCGCGTCCGACTTGAGGTCGACGATTCAGTCAAACCTTGCCGGCCTACTCGCCAATCATGAACCAAGATTTGCGGCTCAGCTTGCTCGCCAGTCGCTCGCCCATCAGCTTGCTCGACTCGAAGCTGATTCGCACGATCCAAAACTGGCAACGCGTGTTGTTGTGACACTCCACTCGCTTGCTAAGGCACAAACACATGCCGACATGCCCCGCGATGCGGTCGCGACGCTGCGGCAAGCCATCGCCATCAATCGCGATTTGCGAACCCGATGGCCCGATCATGCGGTCTATCGTCGTGACCACGTTATCAGTTTGAATCATCTCGGTATGGCACTCGCTGCCGATCATCGGATCGAGCAAGCCGTCGCAACGCTGACGCGAGCCGTCGAGCAGGGACGCGATCTTACGCAGGACTACGCCGGCTCAGCTGACGTTCAAAGTATGTTCGCCAGCGTGTTGAACAATCTCGGATTTATCAAACAACGAACCGGCGATCGGCGATCCGCCATTCGGCTCTACGAAGAAGCGATCACGCACCAACGAGAAGCAATCAGGCTTGCTCCGGGCAACGCTTACTTCGCGAATCTGATGCGACGACATTGTGAAAATCTAGAACAGTTGGACGGTCGGACATGA
- a CDS encoding dockerin type I domain-containing protein, with translation MRRSENVKRIRRKPVTRRCLRAETLDKRQLLAANIFHNESMPEDVNEDGVVSAIDALTVINQLSLQEQGSERSDGDTDLDAMRGRRTDVNDDGRSSAMDALMVINRLHRDRDGNRPVVERPADENQADEKPADENVESETDDVSDEETDVVLEWNDVFGEILADSTENQNPGYASRSQAILNLAIYDTVAIATAGASAETFYDYAIDFTGAESLDTDVAAAQAAYTVLSSLYPDQQASLDMALQSNLSGAAENGNVSDSVALGTAVANEILALRAEDGFDAAAEYTYTDEVGYFQPDPLTPDVPVWGPAWGEVDTFAIDDSGDFLPEPTPGLDSEQYAQSYNEVLELGAADSDVRTPEQTEIGIFWAYDRVGLGTPIALFNDILQTVAIEQDNTLEENAALFAQASVAMADAGVVAWDTKFTEQFWRPVTAIQAGDADGNELTEGDADWVALGAPDGGDDEIGFTPQFPTYISGHATFGAALFGTLQEFYGTDEIAFEVTSQELEILLADPELQEAYGLDLDDATRSFSSFSEAMQENGRSRIYLGIHFDFDDTVGQEVGQAIAASVASEFTVAFDDGNNRDKITDNDRSGRHSGRDRDNDRIAAVDSVFGSDLF, from the coding sequence ATGCGTCGCTCTGAAAACGTCAAACGCATACGCCGAAAGCCTGTCACGCGTCGCTGCTTGCGAGCTGAAACGCTTGATAAGAGGCAATTGTTGGCCGCCAATATTTTTCATAATGAGTCGATGCCGGAAGACGTCAACGAAGACGGTGTCGTTTCCGCCATCGACGCGTTGACGGTTATTAATCAATTGAGCCTTCAGGAACAAGGCAGCGAACGGAGCGATGGTGACACCGATCTGGACGCCATGCGAGGTCGCCGAACCGACGTCAATGACGATGGCCGAAGCTCCGCGATGGATGCCTTGATGGTGATCAACCGGCTTCACCGCGATCGCGATGGGAATCGCCCGGTTGTTGAAAGGCCTGCCGATGAGAACCAGGCCGATGAGAAACCTGCCGATGAAAACGTCGAGTCGGAGACCGACGATGTTTCTGACGAAGAGACGGATGTCGTCTTGGAGTGGAACGATGTGTTTGGCGAAATCCTCGCCGATAGCACAGAGAATCAAAACCCCGGTTACGCCTCGCGTTCCCAAGCCATTCTGAATCTCGCCATCTACGACACCGTTGCGATAGCGACCGCGGGCGCCAGCGCGGAGACGTTCTACGACTACGCGATAGATTTCACGGGCGCCGAATCGCTTGACACAGACGTTGCCGCGGCGCAGGCGGCGTACACGGTGCTCAGTTCGTTGTATCCTGATCAACAAGCCTCGCTCGACATGGCATTGCAGTCGAACCTATCGGGGGCGGCCGAAAACGGCAATGTCTCCGATAGCGTCGCATTGGGAACCGCAGTCGCGAACGAGATCTTAGCCCTCCGCGCCGAGGATGGTTTCGATGCCGCCGCCGAGTACACCTACACGGATGAAGTCGGCTACTTTCAACCCGATCCGCTCACCCCGGACGTGCCCGTGTGGGGACCGGCTTGGGGTGAGGTTGATACGTTTGCGATTGACGACAGCGGCGATTTTTTACCCGAACCGACTCCCGGGCTCGACAGCGAACAGTATGCCCAATCATACAACGAAGTGTTGGAATTGGGCGCCGCCGATAGCGATGTGCGAACGCCTGAACAAACCGAGATTGGAATCTTCTGGGCTTATGATCGTGTAGGACTCGGAACTCCAATTGCATTGTTCAACGATATCCTGCAAACCGTTGCGATTGAACAGGATAACACGCTGGAAGAAAACGCCGCTTTGTTCGCACAGGCCTCTGTCGCGATGGCGGACGCCGGCGTCGTCGCATGGGACACCAAGTTTACCGAACAATTTTGGAGACCCGTCACGGCGATTCAAGCTGGCGATGCCGACGGCAACGAACTGACCGAAGGTGATGCGGACTGGGTCGCACTCGGGGCACCCGACGGCGGCGATGACGAAATCGGATTCACGCCTCAGTTCCCAACCTACATCTCTGGTCATGCCACCTTCGGTGCTGCGCTGTTTGGGACGTTGCAAGAGTTTTATGGAACCGACGAAATCGCCTTCGAAGTGACCTCGCAGGAACTCGAAATTCTGCTCGCAGATCCAGAACTCCAGGAAGCGTACGGACTCGATCTTGATGATGCGACGCGATCGTTCAGTTCCTTTAGCGAAGCGATGCAGGAAAACGGTCGTAGCAGGATCTACCTTGGGATTCACTTTGATTTTGACGATACCGTCGGACAAGAAGTCGGCCAAGCGATTGCCGCGAGCGTCGCATCCGAATTTACCGTTGCCTTCGATGACGGCAACAACCGTGACAAGATTACCGACAACGATCGTAGCGGTCGTCACTCCGGACGTGACCGAGACAACGATCGCATCGCGGCCGTCGATTCCGTTTTCGGCAGCGATCTATTCTGA
- a CDS encoding peroxidase family protein, whose amino-acid sequence MQNRFRRWTNGGQLFLGKATRSPRKRRKSKGARRRLKSETLENRQLLAANLFHGDVVSDEFSDNEVAAVIGTSVSADQREVSIATLLEGLPNEYRSIDGSGNHLELTELGIAGTPLIRVAADDYADGVSVPAGAERPSAREISNVLATDEGLISDRDLSAFVYVWGQFIDHDISRTPTGEESFDIEVPLGDEYFDPFATGTETISLTRSIYDSQTGIDSARQQINAITTWIDGSVIYGSDDATATALRTLSGGQLKTSEGDLLPVNNDQTFPDGTLVMDNDAGIVPDDELFAAGDVRANENIELTAIQTLFVREHNRLAEELAAADSTLSDEELYQRARAIVVAQLQAITYNEWLPAVLGESGVGPYGGYDASVDPTIANEFSTAAFRFGHSLLGDDVEFLDNNGNESGEEIPLSQAFSNPAAVSENGIDSIIKYLASDPSSELDIQVVDSVRNFLFGPPGAGGFDLVSLNIQRGRDHGLSDYNSTRVAYGLDPVESFAEITSDPDVQAKLEQLYGSVDDIDLWVGGLVEDHVDGGSVGETFKAIISDQFERLRDGDRFWYQNTFSGSALAEIESTTLADIVERNTELTDLQSDVFFFTASISGTVTAETIKSGAGRDDRRMSNDHRKTTHTGTSERVEGQVIQLVSDGDIVAETTTDSEGQYTFDVQNGLRTGEYEVHLVSDIQGVATTIAIENVAVRSGDVHLQEVNFTIDDDNDDDSDKRGQRRHLGTGPESGSRSDSGTRSHGGQRTGMDGRNQQSARSNLNQGRSLRSDLVDPFFSSHDNNIRKRHS is encoded by the coding sequence ATGCAAAACCGATTCAGACGATGGACAAACGGCGGTCAGCTGTTCCTTGGCAAGGCAACTCGGTCTCCTAGGAAGAGACGCAAGTCGAAAGGGGCTCGGCGACGGTTAAAGTCGGAGACATTGGAAAATCGCCAGCTTCTAGCGGCCAATCTCTTTCACGGCGATGTCGTATCCGATGAATTTAGCGACAATGAAGTTGCGGCAGTGATTGGCACGTCAGTCTCCGCCGATCAACGTGAAGTCTCAATTGCAACATTGCTTGAGGGCCTACCCAATGAATACCGATCAATCGACGGTTCAGGCAACCATCTTGAATTGACGGAACTCGGTATCGCCGGCACCCCGTTGATTCGCGTCGCTGCTGATGACTACGCCGACGGGGTTTCGGTGCCGGCCGGTGCGGAGCGCCCCAGCGCTCGAGAAATTAGCAATGTGTTGGCGACCGACGAAGGACTGATCAGTGATCGTGACTTGTCAGCTTTCGTCTATGTGTGGGGCCAATTCATCGATCACGATATTTCTCGCACACCTACCGGCGAAGAATCGTTTGATATCGAAGTTCCTTTGGGCGATGAATACTTTGATCCATTTGCGACGGGAACGGAGACGATTTCACTTACTCGATCGATCTATGATTCTCAAACCGGAATCGATTCGGCCCGTCAACAGATCAATGCGATCACGACCTGGATCGATGGTTCGGTGATTTATGGTTCCGATGACGCAACCGCAACCGCGTTAAGAACACTCTCGGGCGGACAATTGAAAACGAGTGAAGGCGACTTGTTGCCGGTGAACAATGATCAAACCTTTCCCGACGGAACGCTGGTGATGGACAATGACGCGGGAATTGTTCCGGATGATGAGTTGTTCGCGGCGGGCGATGTTCGGGCGAATGAGAATATTGAACTGACCGCCATCCAAACGCTCTTTGTCCGCGAGCACAATCGATTGGCGGAGGAGCTTGCCGCAGCCGATTCAACACTATCGGACGAAGAACTCTATCAGCGCGCTCGTGCGATCGTGGTCGCTCAGTTGCAAGCGATCACCTACAACGAATGGCTTCCGGCTGTCTTGGGAGAAAGCGGTGTCGGTCCATACGGAGGATATGACGCCTCTGTGGATCCGACGATCGCAAATGAGTTTTCGACCGCTGCGTTCCGATTCGGGCATAGCTTACTCGGCGATGACGTCGAGTTTTTGGACAATAATGGGAACGAAAGTGGCGAAGAAATTCCACTCAGTCAAGCATTTTCGAACCCTGCAGCGGTGTCCGAGAACGGCATCGATTCGATTATCAAGTATCTCGCGTCCGATCCGTCATCGGAGTTGGACATTCAGGTAGTCGACAGCGTCCGTAATTTTCTCTTCGGGCCTCCGGGAGCGGGTGGATTTGACTTGGTAAGTTTGAACATCCAGCGAGGAAGGGACCATGGGTTGTCGGACTACAACTCGACACGCGTCGCGTACGGTCTGGATCCGGTCGAAAGTTTTGCCGAGATTACGTCGGACCCGGATGTTCAAGCCAAACTAGAACAACTCTACGGATCGGTCGACGATATCGATCTGTGGGTGGGCGGCCTCGTCGAAGACCATGTCGACGGCGGAAGCGTTGGTGAAACATTCAAAGCCATCATCAGTGATCAATTCGAACGGCTTCGTGACGGCGATCGATTCTGGTATCAGAACACGTTTTCGGGATCGGCGCTAGCGGAAATCGAAAGTACCACACTAGCCGACATTGTGGAGCGAAACACTGAGCTGACTGATCTTCAGAGTGATGTATTCTTTTTTACTGCATCGATTTCCGGAACCGTCACGGCTGAAACGATTAAATCTGGTGCCGGTCGCGACGACCGGCGAATGTCCAACGACCATCGAAAGACAACCCACACTGGCACGAGCGAAAGAGTCGAAGGACAGGTGATTCAACTGGTTAGCGATGGGGACATTGTCGCAGAAACGACCACCGATTCCGAAGGTCAGTACACTTTCGATGTTCAGAACGGACTGCGAACCGGTGAATATGAAGTCCACCTAGTTTCAGACATTCAGGGCGTTGCCACGACGATCGCCATCGAAAACGTTGCGGTTCGATCCGGCGACGTTCATCTGCAAGAGGTTAATTTCACGATCGATGATGACAACGACGATGACTCAGACAAGCGAGGGCAACGCCGGCATTTGGGAACAGGGCCAGAATCAGGATCGCGTTCGGATTCCGGTACACGTTCCCACGGCGGACAACGTACCGGAATGGATGGTCGCAACCAGCAATCGGCCCGAAGCAATCTGAATCAAGGACGGTCATTGCGTTCTGATCTGGTCGATCCGTTTTTCAGCAGCCACGACAACAACATTAGAAAGCGGCATTCATAG
- a CDS encoding DUF3500 domain-containing protein yields MMRDSRFPRWFAVAAGVVSFSIAVVWVHAQRPGSRGGASAVSEPYVGIVTSEGAKENLFRIESTGVTTQPIRIAAEKFLAGLTDGQRERTVFPVDDSEWRKWDNRHRTPRQGVGFDEMTEAQRTLAFDMLGESLSAEGLKKTQDIMKLNGTLAELANNFDEYGEWLYWITIMGRPSDTEPWGWQLDGHHVVINYFVLGDQVVMSPVFMGSEPIEAKGGKFKGTIVMQDEQDKGLKLMEMLSDTQRSEAILMNRKDGNNNLAEAYKDNIELDYAGIAGSNLDEAQKKALLNLIDEYVGNMREGHAKVRMSEVKRHLDETYFAWIGGTTDQSVYYYRIHSPVILIEFDHQRRVAPFRTSEPMRDHIHTVVRTPNGNDYGKDILRQHYHRHPH; encoded by the coding sequence ATGATGAGAGACTCACGCTTTCCACGATGGTTTGCCGTAGCTGCCGGAGTTGTTTCCTTTTCGATAGCCGTCGTCTGGGTGCATGCACAACGACCGGGCAGTCGTGGTGGTGCGTCCGCCGTTAGCGAACCATACGTGGGTATCGTTACATCTGAAGGCGCGAAAGAAAATTTGTTTCGCATCGAGTCCACCGGTGTGACCACGCAACCCATTCGTATCGCGGCAGAAAAATTCCTCGCGGGATTGACCGACGGGCAACGGGAGCGAACCGTATTTCCGGTCGACGATAGCGAATGGAGAAAGTGGGACAACCGGCATCGAACTCCCCGTCAGGGAGTCGGTTTTGACGAAATGACGGAAGCACAGCGGACTCTTGCCTTCGACATGCTGGGGGAAAGCCTTAGTGCCGAAGGACTCAAGAAAACGCAGGACATCATGAAACTGAACGGCACCTTGGCCGAATTGGCGAACAATTTTGACGAATACGGCGAATGGCTGTACTGGATCACGATCATGGGCCGTCCTTCCGATACCGAGCCTTGGGGATGGCAACTCGACGGGCATCACGTCGTGATCAACTATTTTGTTTTGGGTGACCAAGTCGTGATGAGTCCTGTCTTCATGGGATCCGAACCGATCGAAGCAAAGGGAGGAAAATTCAAAGGAACGATCGTCATGCAAGACGAACAAGACAAGGGATTGAAGTTGATGGAAATGCTAAGCGACACACAACGATCCGAAGCGATCTTGATGAACCGGAAAGATGGCAACAACAACCTCGCGGAAGCCTACAAGGACAACATTGAACTGGACTACGCGGGAATCGCCGGTTCGAATCTCGACGAGGCCCAAAAGAAAGCTCTTTTGAATTTAATCGACGAGTACGTAGGTAACATGCGAGAGGGACACGCGAAGGTACGGATGTCAGAGGTGAAGCGGCATCTCGATGAAACCTATTTCGCATGGATTGGCGGCACGACCGACCAAAGTGTGTACTACTACCGAATCCACAGCCCGGTGATTCTGATCGAATTTGATCATCAACGACGTGTCGCGCCATTTCGCACCTCCGAGCCGATGCGTGACCACATCCATACCGTCGTCCGGACACCGAACGGCAACGACTATGGAAAAGATATCCTTCGCCAACACTACCACCGACACCCTCATTGA
- a CDS encoding mannitol dehydrogenase family protein produces MNSTVSLRQSSLSQLPPGIIRPRYDRRKLQTGIVHVGVGGFFRSHQASYTEQLMQRGDAAQWGICGAGLREADRKMHDALRAQDFLYTLIEKSPDGHIENRVIGCLTDFVLGCDNPESVLQPMAAPATKIVSLTITEGGYNIDHETGEFDFSNPDVIHDLEHPKRPRLIFGFLTEALRRRRDAGLSAFTVQSCDNIQHNGNLTRKVVLDFADRQDPDLAKWIDVNASFPNAMVDRITPATTDADINYLEQEFGLLDQWPVTCEPFEQWVIEDKFCNGRPEWERVGVHFVDDVTPYETMKLRLLNAGHSVLGLLGALHGYQTIRECVEDQLFKEFLRNYLDLEATPTLDAVEGIDLDAYKDTLIKRFGNPAIRDSVARICQGSSDKIPVFMIPTIIANLQRGGNINYAALVIASWCHYCARQSDRHGEPLEVNDLMKDELIAAARKTSDDKLAFLKLKSIFGNLADEERFTRVYESMITALNASSDVANEMRGILKSVQN; encoded by the coding sequence ATGAATTCAACCGTCTCACTCAGACAATCCTCCCTCTCACAGCTTCCACCCGGAATCATTCGCCCGCGTTACGATCGCCGCAAGTTACAGACTGGCATTGTTCATGTCGGCGTCGGCGGATTCTTTCGCTCACACCAAGCCTCCTATACGGAACAGTTGATGCAGAGAGGTGACGCCGCACAGTGGGGCATCTGCGGTGCAGGCTTGCGTGAAGCCGACCGCAAAATGCATGACGCGCTTCGCGCGCAGGACTTCCTTTACACCCTGATCGAAAAATCGCCCGACGGACATATCGAGAACCGAGTGATCGGATGCCTGACCGACTTTGTGCTCGGCTGCGACAATCCCGAGTCTGTGTTGCAACCGATGGCGGCCCCTGCCACTAAGATCGTGTCATTGACGATTACCGAAGGCGGGTACAACATCGACCATGAAACCGGCGAGTTCGATTTTTCCAACCCCGACGTCATCCACGACCTTGAACACCCGAAGCGACCGCGATTGATCTTCGGCTTCCTTACTGAGGCGCTGCGGCGTCGACGCGATGCGGGATTGTCTGCATTCACCGTTCAATCCTGCGACAACATCCAACACAACGGCAATTTGACGCGGAAAGTCGTTTTGGATTTCGCCGATCGGCAAGACCCAGACCTTGCGAAATGGATCGATGTAAATGCGAGTTTCCCGAACGCGATGGTCGACCGGATCACGCCTGCAACGACCGACGCTGACATAAACTACCTGGAACAAGAATTCGGCCTGCTAGACCAATGGCCGGTCACTTGCGAACCGTTTGAACAATGGGTCATCGAAGACAAATTTTGCAACGGTAGGCCGGAATGGGAACGCGTCGGTGTCCATTTCGTGGACGACGTCACTCCTTACGAGACGATGAAACTGCGATTGCTCAACGCCGGCCACTCGGTACTGGGACTGCTCGGCGCGCTCCACGGCTACCAAACGATTCGCGAATGCGTCGAAGACCAACTGTTCAAGGAATTCCTTCGCAACTATCTCGATCTTGAAGCGACACCGACGCTCGACGCGGTCGAGGGCATCGATTTGGACGCTTACAAAGACACCTTGATCAAGCGATTTGGGAACCCAGCCATTCGTGACAGTGTGGCCCGCATCTGTCAGGGAAGTTCAGACAAAATCCCCGTTTTTATGATTCCAACGATCATCGCTAACTTGCAACGTGGCGGCAACATTAACTATGCCGCTTTGGTGATCGCATCCTGGTGCCACTATTGCGCCAGACAATCCGATCGGCACGGTGAACCGCTGGAAGTCAACGACTTGATGAAGGACGAACTAATTGCCGCAGCACGCAAAACCTCCGACGACAAACTAGCGTTCCTCAAACTAAAATCGATCTTCGGAAATCTCGCCGACGAGGAACGTTTCACGCGAGTTTATGAATCGATGATCACTGCGTTGAATGCTTCATCAGACGTCGCCAACGAGATGCGGGGTATCCTAAAGTCAGTTCAAAATTGA